Part of the Penaeus monodon isolate SGIC_2016 chromosome 44, NSTDA_Pmon_1, whole genome shotgun sequence genome is shown below.
cTGTTTACAATTCATTAAGTAATGGAATTGAGATTCTGTGATAACAGGTGCTTAATATGTATTCTCGGGTTGTTCTATGATAGTAAGATAATGCAATTGTTACATAAGGAATGTATATTGacaatgaaagataatattatagaagaaatgtatatacacacagtcaaATATTTGAGATTCTGTAATAACTGGTGCTCAAGATAAAATGTATTCTCAGgttgttttgtaataataaaatgatcctattgttacatttcataaggaatgtatatttacgctaaaagataatattttcatacaagaatgtatatttacaataaaccagacaatataattaagttttatttgACGATaccattgttatatatttaaaaatctgaaataagaaaatagacaacaaaaagaaacgattgttctattcaaaaatgacaattttttttaatacctctAAATTGCAAACTTCAAAATGAACTCTTACTTTTTATAACAGATGtcacaaaaaatgggaaaaaataagcttAAATCTTTGTCAACCACTTTCTTGCTTTACCTTTTATATGAACACTTATTCAGTTTAACTGAACACTCTTACCCTTATTTTTCATACTTAACTTTTATGGTTACATCTTCAGGgccatatcttttctatttacaCTGCTCCCAAattactcattttcatcatcatgtctTCCGGGTGTTCACTGTATCTTTCTTCCATACACATGCTATGAAGAGTGCAGGCTGCCAAAACAATCTTAACACATGTCAGCAAACTTGTGTTTTCTAAATCTCGTGTGCACCGGAATCTACACTTCATTCTTCCAAAGGCATTTTCAATAATGACTCTGCCTCTACTtatctgtgtattattatgtaaatccTCTTGAGTTAGAACTCCAGTATCCCTTTATGGTGTGAGGATGAAATGGCAAAAATCATTTGCAATGTATGCAGTGTCACCCAACAAGAAATACCCTGccatcttctctgctctttctgcaAAAAAATGGGCTTTTACGAAGGAGGTGGGCATCGTGCACATGACCTGGAGGTCCAACAAAGATATCTATAAATTTGCCTTTGTCATCACAAATACCCTGAATAAGGATTGAATAATATTCTTTTCTGATTCATATAGTCTATGCCATGTCGCCTGGGTCTTTGGATCTTAATATGGCACCCATCAATAGCACCAATAATTCTTTCTCTGCTACATGATTGTTGAAACGCTCTCGAGCTACgaagattttcattttcatctggcCATGTTATGAAGGAAGCTGCTAATTGGCAAACACTGTCCAGCGCACTAACTATGATCTCATGGGCAGTAGACCGAGACACATTGAACTTGTCTCCAATCTCTCTAAATGAGTTCTGATTTGCCATGTACCACAGAAACATAGCAGTCTTCATTTCTAACGGAACACGAGGTTGCCCACCAACATTTTTTGGTACTTCTGCCATGCCCATTCTCCCAAAACTGTCATTAAGGAAATTAAACTGACGTCTTCTTAGCCGCATGTGACTCTGGAAAGTGTCATCATCCATAGCTAGAAACAGATGAC
Proteins encoded:
- the LOC119568476 gene encoding uncharacterized protein LOC119568476, producing the protein MFPTLCKGINAAFGTPRLARQDNLSGPAGQRGRVRNLLYPQCSACKQTKMDPIVKFCSAMVAIVHYLMEMALCITLLKDTVRRMELSRALITEKKRCPQSLVKSGIGCHLFLAMDDDTFQSHMRLRRRQFNFLNDSFGRMGMAEVPKNVGGQPRVPLEMKTAMFLWYMANQNSFREIGDKFNVSRSTAHEIIVSALDSVCQLAASFITWPDENENLRSSRAFQQSCSRERIIGAIDGCHIKIQRPRRHGIDYMNQKRILFNPYSGYL